The Alosa alosa isolate M-15738 ecotype Scorff River unplaced genomic scaffold, AALO_Geno_1.1 AALO_1.0_unplaced_847, whole genome shotgun sequence genomic sequence acagattttgacaaatttcaaaatgtgtcagatattgtccaaattatttttaattcacgtctagacatgtgaaatgcatgatctatggcaaaaaaaagtgaaaaaaaattgtcttatttttttcgacttttcagattttcttagttttcacacataaggtccggggtcaggaaaaaagacagattttgacaaatttcaaaatatgtcagatattgtccaaattatttttttaattcacgtctagacatttgaaatgcatgatctatggcaaaaaagtgaaaaaaaaattgtcttatttttttcgtacttttcagattttcttataTCTCTTTTCCACCAAGGCAGTTCTGGTGCTGGTTCGGAGTCGGTGCCAAATATCGAACCGGTTCTTTGCTTTTCCACACAAATAAACCCGGTTCTGGGCCAACAAAACAGGTTCCAGCTCAGCACCAACTCTGAACTGGTCTAGAGATAAGAACCGGTTACGTCAGGTGCTGGGGGAGATCGTGACGTAGCCTACCTAAAACAAAAACTTTGCGacgccattttttttttaaacaccgGTCAGCTGTTAACGTTTGCTCAGCTGTTAACGTACTTTGGGTAGAACTAATGGACGGAAAACAGAAACAACCGTGGTCTGTGGAGGAAACAAACTGTCTGCTGGCTTTGTGGTCCTCCACAGAAATTCAAAGTAAATTGGAAGGAGCTGTGCGGACAAAACCAATCTTTGAAAAGCTAGAAAATGAAATGTCTATAGCGGGTTACCAGAGGAGTGTAGACCAGTTGataaacaaaattaaaaaattaaaaaaagattatCGGGACCAAAAAAGGGAGCTTGGGCGAAGTGGTAGCGGTCGTCAACGAAGATCCCCACATTTCGACGTCCTGGACTCCATACTTGGTGACCGGCCGGCATGCCAAACCACCGGGGCACTGAACTCTGCCACAGCCTTGTTAGAGGCTATGGTGAATGGAGAGGCAGAAAATTCCAATGCTTCAGGTGGGTCTTAtatttcatatgtttcaatgttactcatgtttttttttaaacggtgTAGCCAGCTATGTATTGTTACAATGTTATAGTTAGGTGACGACAACAAGCAAAATGTAGCAAGCTACTACCGCTAGCAAACTTAGCCTACTTGGTTACCTTGGTTACAGTTCCTAAACGTTATCGTTTTTATAAGGCATTTACTAACGTTATGGCTGCATTACAAAAAGCCGAAATT encodes the following:
- the LOC125290730 gene encoding uncharacterized protein LOC125290730, producing the protein MDGKQKQPWSVEETNCLLALWSSTEIQSKLEGAVRTKPIFEKLENEMSIAGYQRSVDQLINKIKKLKKDYRDQKRELGRSGSGRQRRSPHFDVLDSILGDRPACQTTGALNSATALLEAMVNGEAENSNASELSVTGEEGDVDDTELPPPPPQDCSSPRPVPSASVSSRQAKRAKRKRDNEELLDYMEKADDKFLQLNKDMAAKMEADTSALLGLMGRIVAVMEAQANK